In Pseudofrankia saprophytica, one genomic interval encodes:
- a CDS encoding carboxymuconolactone decarboxylase family protein — MDDALSAAYALRRAMLGDAYVDRQTGETDPVARDFQDHITRQAWGVWTRGGALSNRDRSLLVLAMTAALGRMEEFRLHASAQARTGVTDAELDELLFQVAAYCGAPAAISARRALREVRAGRAAQEAAQETATAADSGSAPGEGA, encoded by the coding sequence GTGGACGATGCGCTGAGCGCCGCGTACGCGCTGCGCAGGGCCATGCTGGGCGACGCCTACGTCGATCGGCAGACCGGCGAGACCGACCCGGTCGCCCGGGATTTCCAGGACCACATCACCCGCCAGGCCTGGGGTGTCTGGACCCGCGGCGGAGCCCTCTCCAACCGGGACCGCAGCCTGCTGGTGCTGGCGATGACCGCGGCTCTCGGCCGGATGGAGGAGTTCCGGCTGCACGCCAGCGCGCAGGCGCGCACCGGCGTGACCGACGCCGAACTCGACGAGCTGCTCTTCCAGGTCGCCGCCTACTGCGGCGCGCCCGCGGCGATCTCCGCTCGCCGCGCCCTGCGCGAGGTACGCGCCGGCCGCGCCGCTCAGGAGGCCGCCCAGGAGACGGCCACCGCCGCGGACAGCGGGTCCGCGCCCGGCGAAGGGGCGTGA
- a CDS encoding aldehyde dehydrogenase family protein — protein sequence MNGVAAAPAGGAYFPTRNPATREPAGEIAAGTAADVERAVAGAAAAWPAWAARPAGERADVLHAVADAMAAGAGELTELERADTGKTDGQLKLEIDMSVAYFRYYAGVLRALHGRTIDLGAGAHAYTRLEPYGVIGAITPWNLPLNQASRALAPALAVGNAVVAKPSEFTSTSTVRLARLATAAGLPDGLLNVVTGTGPDVGTPLAAHPLVRKVAFTGSVATGRHLARVAGDRLIPVTLELGGKSPVVVFADADLDRAAAAAAGAIQANSGQVCSATTRLLVEDAVHDEVVARVVERLERLQPGADFGPIITEAQFTRVLAAFTQAARDGILPVTGGAAYDDGPGAAGQYVRPTVYADVPPTHPLAREEVFGPVLVTRRFSGEAEALAFANDTEYGLVASVWSGDVARGLRLAEGIQAGQVAVNGGPLNIETPFGGYKNSGYGREKGVEALHDYAQTKTISLSLG from the coding sequence ATCAACGGCGTGGCCGCGGCCCCCGCGGGCGGGGCCTACTTCCCCACCCGCAACCCCGCGACCCGCGAGCCGGCCGGCGAGATCGCCGCCGGCACGGCGGCCGACGTCGAGCGCGCCGTCGCCGGGGCGGCGGCCGCCTGGCCCGCGTGGGCGGCGCGGCCCGCCGGCGAGCGCGCCGACGTCCTGCACGCGGTCGCCGACGCGATGGCGGCCGGGGCCGGCGAGCTCACCGAGCTGGAGCGGGCCGACACCGGCAAGACGGACGGTCAGCTCAAGCTCGAGATCGACATGTCGGTCGCGTACTTCCGGTACTACGCCGGGGTGCTGCGCGCGCTGCACGGCCGCACGATCGACCTCGGCGCCGGGGCGCACGCCTACACCCGGCTCGAGCCGTACGGCGTCATCGGGGCGATCACCCCGTGGAACCTGCCGCTGAACCAGGCGAGCCGCGCGCTCGCCCCGGCGCTGGCCGTCGGCAACGCCGTCGTCGCCAAGCCGAGCGAGTTCACCTCGACGTCCACGGTGCGCCTCGCCCGGCTCGCGACCGCCGCCGGGCTGCCGGACGGGCTGCTCAACGTGGTCACCGGCACCGGGCCCGACGTCGGCACCCCGCTCGCCGCTCACCCGCTGGTGCGCAAGGTGGCGTTCACGGGCTCCGTCGCCACCGGGCGCCACCTGGCCCGGGTCGCGGGCGACCGGCTGATCCCGGTGACCCTCGAGCTCGGCGGCAAGTCCCCGGTCGTCGTCTTCGCCGACGCCGACCTCGACCGCGCCGCGGCCGCCGCCGCAGGCGCGATCCAGGCGAACTCCGGCCAGGTCTGCTCGGCCACGACCCGCCTGCTCGTCGAGGACGCGGTCCACGACGAGGTGGTCGCGCGCGTCGTCGAGAGACTCGAGCGGCTCCAGCCGGGGGCCGACTTCGGCCCGATCATCACCGAGGCGCAGTTCACCAGGGTGCTCGCCGCCTTCACCCAGGCCGCGCGGGACGGCATCCTCCCGGTGACCGGCGGCGCCGCCTACGACGACGGCCCGGGCGCGGCCGGCCAGTACGTGCGCCCGACCGTGTACGCCGACGTGCCGCCGACGCATCCGCTCGCCCGCGAGGAGGTCTTCGGGCCGGTCCTCGTCACCCGCCGGTTCTCCGGCGAGGCGGAGGCGCTCGCCTTCGCGAACGACACCGAGTACGGCCTGGTCGCGAGCGTCTGGAGCGGTGACGTCGCCCGCGGGCTGCGGCTCGCCGAGGGGATCCAGGCCGGCCAGGTAGCCGTCAACGGCGGCCCGCTGAACATCGAGACGCCGTTCGGCGGCTACAAGAACAGCGGCTACGGCCGCGAGAAGGGCGTCGAGGCCCTGCACGACTACGCCCAGACCAAGACCATCAGCCTCTCCCTGGGCTAG
- a CDS encoding tetratricopeptide repeat protein — MAIAVANASLLCVGYVRLGWRKRALAVGLVTLTLVILLGTAFRTVWFEIVFVVWWFAQVAHGWFLAGGWPRRRPRARVRAGLRPALALALPLLLFVSLLRLDVARINGDVAAAVRDGDCARATKALDRRTWAHYLVDGPGAVRSDSTGPVCSRIEIADGQFDAVLRGDEAALTLGFDGLADVLADAPGHEHMVDAVLDRFLDRLPLRDSCYTVTILDRLRARKPTGDLLDRAGGTVPRLAPAAIVDCGDSLLASQKWEPARTTYQRLLDEYPGDKLAGRATDGARKAGQQIELAHVRELLKTGAQGTPSGYCAGPAPYSGAAPYGGDGPYRTLFIGGSKYLNGLPAEWSTHDIADAVLAVCAGGKGYGDATRSCSYESRPGSDGPFTVTFHKIAISVKVYEVRTARLVSDIRLQVDGVSCPSNIFWGSFSYEESRAPGDMFVRVSDDEIAATVRDALKPVIDP, encoded by the coding sequence TTGGCCATCGCGGTGGCCAACGCATCCCTGCTGTGCGTCGGGTACGTCAGGCTGGGCTGGCGGAAGCGGGCGCTCGCCGTCGGCCTGGTGACGCTGACGCTCGTCATCCTGCTCGGCACGGCGTTCCGCACGGTCTGGTTCGAGATCGTCTTCGTCGTGTGGTGGTTCGCCCAGGTCGCGCACGGCTGGTTCCTCGCGGGCGGGTGGCCACGGCGCCGACCGCGGGCACGCGTGCGGGCGGGGCTGAGGCCGGCGCTCGCCCTGGCCCTCCCGCTGCTCCTGTTCGTCAGCCTGCTGCGCCTCGACGTCGCGCGGATCAACGGCGACGTCGCGGCGGCGGTCCGGGACGGCGACTGCGCCCGGGCGACGAAGGCCCTGGACCGCCGAACGTGGGCCCACTATCTCGTGGACGGGCCCGGAGCGGTCCGCAGCGACTCCACCGGGCCCGTCTGCAGCCGGATCGAGATCGCCGACGGCCAGTTCGACGCGGTCCTGCGCGGCGACGAAGCGGCCCTGACGCTGGGCTTCGACGGGCTGGCGGACGTACTCGCGGACGCGCCCGGTCACGAGCACATGGTCGACGCAGTCCTCGACAGATTCCTCGACCGCCTGCCACTGCGGGACTCCTGCTACACCGTGACGATCCTCGACAGACTGCGCGCCCGGAAACCCACCGGCGACCTGCTGGACCGCGCGGGCGGCACCGTGCCCCGACTCGCACCCGCGGCGATCGTCGACTGCGGTGACAGTCTCCTGGCCTCCCAGAAGTGGGAGCCCGCGCGTACCACGTACCAGCGGCTGCTCGACGAGTACCCGGGCGACAAGCTCGCGGGCAGGGCCACCGACGGGGCCCGCAAGGCGGGCCAGCAGATCGAGCTGGCGCACGTCCGCGAGCTGCTGAAGACAGGGGCGCAGGGCACGCCGTCCGGCTATTGCGCCGGCCCGGCGCCCTATAGCGGTGCCGCGCCGTACGGCGGCGACGGTCCATACCGCACGCTTTTCATCGGCGGCAGCAAGTACCTCAACGGACTGCCCGCCGAATGGTCGACGCACGACATCGCCGACGCTGTACTCGCGGTCTGCGCCGGGGGAAAGGGCTACGGCGACGCCACGCGGAGCTGCTCGTACGAGTCCCGACCCGGGTCCGACGGCCCCTTCACCGTCACGTTCCACAAGATCGCAATATCCGTCAAGGTGTACGAGGTGCGGACCGCACGCCTCGTGTCGGACATCCGGTTGCAGGTCGACGGCGTGAGCTGCCCGAGCAACATCTTCTGGGGCAGCTTCAGCTACGAGGAGAGCAGGGCACCCGGCGACATGTTCGTCCGTGTGTCGGATGACGAGATCGCCGCCACCGTGCGCGACGCCCTGAAACCGGTGATCGATCCCTGA
- a CDS encoding metal-dependent hydrolase family protein yields the protein MLTLKAAGLLDVDHGEIIRPGILKVDGEYIVGLGGQPEGEVIDLGDLILVPGLMDMELNLLMGGPGENQFTGQMRDDPPLRMMRATQNARRTLRAGFTTVRNLGLFCKTGGYLLDVALMKAIDSGWVDGPRIVPAGHAITPTGGHLDPTMFGQFAPHVLQLTVEEGLANGVDEVIKAVRHQIKHGAQVIKMCGSGGTMTLTGPAGAKHYSDAEVLAITDEAHRRGLRVAAHTHGSEAVTQMVECGVDCIEHAFMIDDDTINLMVKRGTYLVATQALIDGMEVLKSSDPRIQAKAARDWPRAKASIRNAIEAGVKIAIGSDAPAIPHGKNGNELVTMVDRGMTPLQAIQAATIVGADLIDVTDRGRLAEGLLADVIAVRDNPLEDIRVFTRVPFVMKGGKQFVY from the coding sequence ATGCTGACCCTCAAGGCCGCGGGCCTGCTGGACGTCGACCACGGCGAGATCATCCGGCCGGGAATCCTGAAGGTCGACGGTGAGTACATCGTCGGCCTGGGCGGCCAGCCCGAGGGCGAGGTCATCGACCTCGGCGACCTGATCCTGGTGCCCGGCCTGATGGACATGGAGCTCAACCTCCTGATGGGCGGCCCCGGCGAGAACCAGTTCACCGGGCAGATGCGCGACGACCCGCCGCTGCGGATGATGCGCGCCACCCAGAACGCCCGCCGTACCCTGCGGGCCGGGTTCACCACCGTGCGCAACCTCGGCCTGTTCTGCAAGACGGGCGGCTACCTGCTCGACGTGGCGCTGATGAAGGCGATCGACTCCGGCTGGGTCGACGGCCCGCGGATCGTGCCCGCCGGCCACGCCATCACCCCGACCGGCGGCCACCTCGACCCGACGATGTTCGGCCAGTTCGCCCCGCACGTCCTGCAGCTCACCGTCGAGGAGGGCCTCGCCAACGGCGTCGACGAGGTCATCAAGGCCGTCCGCCACCAGATCAAGCACGGCGCCCAGGTCATCAAGATGTGCGGTTCCGGCGGCACCATGACGCTCACCGGCCCGGCGGGCGCGAAGCACTACTCCGACGCGGAGGTGCTCGCGATCACCGACGAGGCGCACCGGCGCGGCCTGCGGGTCGCGGCGCACACCCACGGCTCGGAGGCCGTGACCCAGATGGTCGAGTGCGGCGTCGACTGCATCGAGCACGCCTTCATGATCGATGACGACACGATCAACCTGATGGTCAAGCGGGGCACCTACCTGGTCGCGACCCAGGCGCTGATCGACGGCATGGAGGTGCTCAAGTCCTCCGACCCGAGGATCCAGGCGAAGGCCGCCCGGGACTGGCCGAGGGCCAAGGCGTCGATCCGCAACGCGATCGAGGCCGGCGTGAAGATCGCCATCGGCTCGGACGCGCCCGCGATCCCGCACGGCAAGAACGGCAACGAGCTGGTCACCATGGTCGACCGTGGCATGACCCCGCTGCAGGCGATCCAGGCCGCCACCATCGTCGGCGCCGACCTCATCGACGTCACCGACCGGGGCCGGCTGGCCGAGGGCCTGCTCGCCGACGTGATCGCCGTCCGCGACAACCCGCTCGAGGACATCCGGGTCTTCACTCGCGTCCCCTTCGTCATGAAGGGTGGTAAGCAGTTTGTCTACTGA
- a CDS encoding acyl-CoA dehydrogenase family protein — MRRTVYGPEHEAFRAAVRTFFEKEVVAHFDEWEERGMPPRDFYDKCGDLGILGLGIPEEYGGGGASYLFNAVVAEEAGRLGLGLGPLRIHCDISVPYFVDHANDEQKARWLPGLASGELVCALALTEPGAGSDLAGLSASARLDGDEYVVNGSKTFITGGLNADVFLTAVKTDPTQRHAGLSLLVIDADAPGVSRGAPMKKIGLHIQEACEIFFDDVRVPVANLLGEVGQGFTYLTSHLPQERMSISVNAQASAASVVGQTVDYVNGRKAFGKTIGHFQNTKFVLAGCATEVEAGWAMLDRALTALDAGELTPTDAAKVKLFVTEMQGRVTDACLQLFGGYGYMTEYPVARAWADARVGRIYGGSSEIMKTIIAKDLGL, encoded by the coding sequence ATGCGACGCACGGTCTACGGTCCAGAGCACGAGGCCTTCCGGGCGGCGGTCCGGACCTTCTTCGAGAAGGAGGTCGTCGCCCACTTCGACGAGTGGGAGGAGCGCGGCATGCCGCCGCGCGACTTCTACGACAAGTGCGGCGACCTCGGCATCCTGGGGCTCGGAATCCCGGAGGAGTACGGCGGCGGCGGCGCCTCGTACCTGTTCAACGCTGTCGTCGCCGAGGAGGCCGGCCGCCTGGGTCTCGGCCTCGGCCCGCTGCGCATCCACTGCGACATCAGCGTGCCGTACTTCGTGGACCACGCGAACGACGAGCAGAAGGCACGCTGGCTGCCGGGCCTGGCCAGCGGCGAGCTGGTCTGCGCCCTGGCCCTCACCGAGCCGGGCGCGGGCTCCGACCTCGCGGGCCTGTCGGCCAGCGCCCGGCTCGACGGTGACGAGTACGTGGTGAACGGCTCGAAGACGTTCATCACCGGCGGCCTGAACGCCGACGTCTTCCTCACCGCGGTGAAGACCGACCCGACCCAGCGGCACGCCGGGCTGTCGCTCCTGGTCATCGACGCGGACGCGCCCGGCGTCTCCCGGGGCGCGCCCATGAAGAAGATCGGCCTGCACATCCAGGAGGCCTGCGAGATCTTCTTCGACGACGTCCGGGTGCCGGTGGCCAACCTGCTGGGGGAGGTGGGCCAGGGGTTCACCTACCTGACCTCCCACCTGCCGCAGGAGCGGATGTCCATCTCCGTCAACGCCCAGGCCTCGGCCGCGTCCGTCGTCGGGCAGACCGTCGACTACGTGAACGGCCGCAAGGCGTTCGGCAAGACGATCGGCCACTTCCAGAACACCAAGTTCGTCCTGGCCGGCTGCGCGACCGAGGTCGAGGCCGGCTGGGCGATGCTCGACCGGGCGCTGACCGCGCTCGACGCCGGCGAGCTGACGCCGACGGACGCGGCGAAGGTCAAGCTGTTCGTCACCGAGATGCAGGGCCGGGTCACCGACGCCTGCCTGCAGCTGTTCGGCGGCTACGGCTACATGACCGAGTACCCGGTCGCCCGGGCCTGGGCCGACGCGCGGGTCGGCCGCATCTACGGCGGCTCCAGCGAGATCATGAAGACCATCATCGCCAAGGACCTCGGGCTGTAG
- a CDS encoding NAD(P)-dependent oxidoreductase: MTSPTVGFVGLGNMGAALAENLVRYGFDVVAFDVAGPDRAPERSRFAADLAEVAREADIVVFSLPDGTVSEKVATEVAGAADRRVTHIIDTSTIGVAAAGRITELLTAAGIGYVDAPVSGGVAGARARRLAVMYAGTDDAVEAVYSVLAGLSDKIRRVGDRAGLGQALKLANNFLSATALAATSEAVAFGVQAGLDMKTMIEVLNTSSGRSAATDDKFPNDVLTGRYGSGFANTLMAKDVRLYLAEVREAAAPDTVGATTEDIWKRFAEAEPGVDFTRIYPFVEGSA; this comes from the coding sequence ATGACCTCCCCGACGGTTGGCTTCGTCGGCCTCGGCAACATGGGCGCCGCACTCGCCGAAAACCTCGTCAGGTATGGCTTCGACGTCGTCGCCTTCGACGTGGCCGGCCCGGACCGGGCACCCGAGCGTTCCCGGTTCGCGGCCGACCTGGCCGAGGTGGCACGCGAGGCCGACATCGTCGTGTTCAGCCTCCCGGACGGCACCGTCTCCGAGAAGGTCGCCACCGAGGTGGCCGGCGCGGCCGACCGCCGCGTCACCCACATCATCGACACGTCGACGATCGGTGTCGCCGCGGCCGGCCGTATCACCGAGCTGCTCACCGCCGCCGGCATCGGCTATGTCGACGCGCCCGTGTCGGGCGGTGTGGCCGGCGCCAGGGCCCGCAGGCTGGCGGTCATGTACGCGGGCACCGACGACGCCGTCGAGGCCGTCTACTCGGTGCTCGCCGGGCTGTCGGACAAGATCCGCCGCGTCGGTGACCGCGCTGGCCTCGGCCAGGCGCTGAAGCTCGCGAACAACTTCCTGTCCGCCACGGCGCTGGCCGCCACCAGCGAGGCCGTCGCGTTCGGCGTCCAGGCGGGCCTCGACATGAAGACCATGATCGAGGTCCTCAACACCTCCAGTGGCCGCAGCGCCGCCACCGACGACAAGTTCCCGAACGACGTCCTCACCGGCCGCTACGGCTCCGGCTTCGCCAACACCCTCATGGCCAAGGACGTCCGCCTCTACCTGGCCGAGGTCCGCGAGGCCGCCGCTCCGGACACCGTGGGGGCGACGACCGAGGACATCTGGAAGCGCTTCGCCGAAGCCGAGCCAGGGGTCGACTTCACCCGTATCTACCCCTTCGTGGAGGGCTCGGCCTGA
- a CDS encoding enoyl-CoA hydratase/isomerase family protein produces the protein MSDNLYDLPDEIQVRADGPIRIITLNRPDHLNAVNHELHLGLAKVWTLLSEDLEARAAVITGAGRAFSAGGDFAYLDRLRQDPDLQRLTIMHGRELVLGMARCRVPVVAAVNGPAAGLGCSLVALSDIVYLAERAYLLDPHVQVGLVAADGGPLTWPLHTSLHWAKEYALTGAKIPAERALQMGLANHIVADPFAEALECAKKIAGLPRQAVESTKRLLNIHLERAVMASLDYATNAEEQSFKTEDFATIVKKLTSKS, from the coding sequence GTGTCGGACAACCTCTACGACCTGCCGGACGAGATCCAGGTCCGGGCCGACGGCCCGATCCGGATCATCACGCTGAACCGACCGGACCACCTCAACGCGGTGAACCACGAGCTGCACCTCGGGCTCGCCAAGGTGTGGACGCTGCTGTCGGAGGACCTGGAGGCCCGGGCCGCGGTGATCACCGGCGCCGGGCGGGCGTTCTCGGCCGGCGGCGACTTCGCCTACCTGGACCGGCTGCGCCAGGACCCCGACCTGCAGCGGCTGACCATCATGCATGGCCGGGAGCTCGTGCTCGGCATGGCGCGCTGCCGGGTGCCGGTCGTGGCCGCGGTCAACGGCCCGGCGGCCGGCCTCGGATGCAGCCTGGTGGCGCTGTCCGACATCGTCTACCTGGCCGAGCGGGCGTACCTGCTCGACCCGCACGTGCAGGTCGGCCTGGTCGCGGCCGACGGCGGCCCGCTCACCTGGCCGCTGCACACGAGCCTGCACTGGGCCAAGGAGTACGCCCTCACCGGCGCGAAGATCCCCGCCGAGCGGGCGCTGCAGATGGGCCTGGCGAACCACATCGTCGCCGACCCGTTCGCCGAGGCCCTCGAGTGCGCGAAGAAGATCGCCGGCCTGCCCCGCCAGGCCGTCGAGTCGACGAAGCGGCTGCTGAACATCCACCTGGAACGGGCGGTGATGGCGAGCCTCGACTACGCGACGAACGCCGAGGAGCAGTCCTTCAAAACGGAGGACTTCGCCACCATCGTCAAGAAGCTCACCAGCAAGTCCTGA
- a CDS encoding acyl-CoA dehydrogenase family protein encodes MDFRDSPEEAAFRARLRAWLAEHAGEFKASGDDYWHQAGRWHTALYEGGFFGLSWPKRFGGHDQPPVYDVILDEELAIAGAPPRPSLGYLAHGLGRHASEEVQQRFLPGMINGTERWCQGFSEPGAGSDLASLTTRAELDGDEYVIHGHKIWTSYSDVADLCLVLARTDPDVPRHKGISGFIVSMHQPGVEQRPLKMINGVSAEFGQVVFDGARVPAANMVGKPGDGWKLAMTVVGHEREPSTLGFSARYGKLVRSLAKTADASGGKVPDDLRWAAVQAEMLRLHVRRRLSEQLDGVTHTSDGSLDKLLMTWVEQSVGHAALAVTGTRDRENLEAYLYSRAQSVMGGTSQIQKNIIAGRILGLPTS; translated from the coding sequence TTGGACTTTCGTGACTCCCCGGAAGAGGCCGCGTTCCGCGCGCGGCTGCGGGCATGGCTGGCCGAGCACGCCGGCGAGTTCAAGGCGTCCGGCGACGACTACTGGCACCAGGCCGGGCGCTGGCACACCGCGCTCTACGAGGGCGGCTTCTTCGGCCTGTCCTGGCCGAAGCGGTTCGGCGGCCACGACCAGCCGCCGGTCTACGACGTCATCCTGGACGAGGAGCTGGCCATCGCCGGCGCCCCGCCGCGCCCGAGCCTCGGCTACCTCGCGCACGGCCTCGGCCGGCACGCGAGCGAGGAGGTCCAGCAGCGCTTCCTGCCGGGAATGATCAACGGGACCGAGCGCTGGTGCCAGGGCTTCAGCGAGCCGGGCGCCGGCTCGGACCTCGCCTCGCTGACCACCCGGGCCGAGCTCGACGGCGACGAGTACGTCATCCATGGCCACAAGATCTGGACGAGCTACTCCGACGTCGCGGACCTGTGCCTGGTGCTCGCCCGCACCGACCCGGACGTGCCCCGGCACAAGGGCATCTCCGGCTTCATCGTCTCGATGCACCAGCCGGGCGTCGAGCAGCGGCCCCTGAAGATGATCAATGGGGTGTCGGCCGAGTTCGGCCAGGTGGTCTTCGACGGCGCCCGGGTGCCGGCCGCCAACATGGTCGGCAAGCCCGGCGACGGCTGGAAGCTCGCGATGACCGTCGTCGGCCACGAGCGCGAGCCCTCGACGCTGGGCTTCTCCGCCCGCTACGGCAAACTCGTCCGGTCGCTCGCGAAGACGGCCGACGCCTCCGGCGGGAAGGTGCCCGACGACCTGCGCTGGGCGGCGGTGCAGGCCGAGATGCTGCGGCTGCACGTGCGCCGGCGGCTGTCCGAGCAGCTCGACGGCGTCACGCACACCTCGGACGGCTCGCTGGACAAGCTGCTCATGACCTGGGTCGAGCAGTCCGTCGGCCACGCGGCGCTGGCCGTCACCGGCACCAGGGACCGGGAGAACCTCGAGGCCTACCTGTACAGCCGGGCGCAGAGCGTCATGGGTGGCACGTCCCAGATCCAGAAGAACATCATCGCGGGCCGCATCCTCGGCCTGCCGACGAGCTAG
- a CDS encoding tetratricopeptide repeat protein has product MDLPERTDPSTGIGDGGRPGAAPAGAAADPRGSLPLNRHPLAVAIGNASLLCVGYVMLGWRRRAVAVGLVTFVLVIVLATAVRTGWFEVVFAAWWLALVVHGWLLAGGWPRRRRRAGGRARLVTALAFALPMLAAVALLRLDVAGINSDLAGAVRDGDCPRATAALDERSAAHYLADPPGAAQGDVTGRACAQIQNADAQFDAALGADDGALTQGFSDLSGVLADMPGHERMVDRVLDGFLDRLPVSDACDTVKILDGLRARKPTGDRLDRAAGVVPRLAPAAIVGCGDSLLAASDWEPARTEYQRLLDQYPGDKLASKATDGIRKAGQQIELAHVRDLLGTGTGGTQPAYCSGPAPYSGAAPYRGGSPNRALVRGDNTYVGKLPPEWFTNDVADAVVVVCAGDKEYGDTVRSCSYESTFSPFGQSVAFKKIAIPIKVIEVQTGRVVSDLRVQINGASCPASISYTTSGYIDTGPPSQMYVDASDDAIAGGVRAALGPVIAP; this is encoded by the coding sequence ATGGATCTGCCTGAGCGGACCGACCCGTCGACTGGTATCGGAGACGGCGGCCGCCCGGGTGCCGCTCCGGCGGGCGCCGCCGCCGACCCGCGCGGCTCCTTACCCCTCAACCGCCATCCGCTGGCCGTCGCGATCGGGAACGCCTCCCTGCTGTGCGTCGGGTACGTGATGCTGGGCTGGCGGCGGCGGGCGGTCGCCGTCGGCCTGGTGACGTTCGTGCTCGTCATCGTCCTCGCCACGGCGGTGCGGACCGGGTGGTTCGAGGTCGTCTTCGCCGCGTGGTGGCTGGCTCTCGTCGTGCACGGCTGGCTCCTGGCCGGCGGATGGCCGCGGCGCCGGCGGCGGGCCGGCGGGCGGGCCCGGCTGGTCACCGCGCTCGCGTTCGCGCTTCCGATGCTCGCGGCCGTCGCCCTGCTCCGCCTCGACGTCGCCGGGATCAACTCGGACCTGGCGGGGGCGGTCCGGGACGGCGACTGCCCACGAGCGACGGCGGCCCTGGACGAGAGGTCCGCGGCCCACTACCTGGCCGACCCGCCCGGAGCGGCCCAGGGCGACGTCACCGGGCGGGCCTGCGCCCAGATCCAGAACGCGGACGCCCAGTTCGACGCGGCTCTGGGCGCCGACGATGGCGCGCTGACGCAGGGCTTCAGCGACCTGTCGGGAGTTCTCGCGGACATGCCCGGCCACGAGCGCATGGTCGACAGGGTCCTCGACGGGTTCCTCGACCGCCTGCCCGTGTCGGATGCCTGCGACACCGTGAAGATCCTCGACGGCCTGCGAGCGAGGAAACCGACCGGCGACAGGCTGGACCGCGCCGCCGGCGTCGTCCCCCGGCTGGCGCCCGCGGCCATCGTCGGCTGCGGCGACAGCCTCCTGGCCGCGAGCGACTGGGAGCCGGCACGCACCGAGTACCAGCGGCTGCTCGACCAGTACCCGGGCGACAAGCTCGCGAGCAAGGCCACCGACGGGATCCGCAAGGCGGGCCAGCAGATCGAGCTGGCGCACGTCCGCGACCTGCTGGGAACCGGGACCGGCGGCACACAGCCCGCCTACTGCTCCGGCCCGGCGCCCTACAGCGGCGCCGCCCCGTACCGCGGTGGCAGCCCGAACCGGGCCCTGGTACGCGGCGACAACACGTACGTCGGCAAGCTGCCCCCCGAGTGGTTCACGAACGACGTCGCCGACGCGGTGGTCGTCGTCTGCGCGGGTGACAAGGAGTACGGAGACACGGTCCGCAGCTGCTCCTACGAGTCCACGTTCAGTCCCTTCGGGCAGAGTGTGGCGTTCAAGAAGATCGCGATTCCGATCAAGGTCATCGAAGTCCAGACGGGTCGCGTCGTGTCGGACCTGCGGGTGCAGATCAACGGCGCGAGCTGCCCCGCGTCGATCAGCTACACCACCTCCGGCTACATCGACACCGGCCCGCCCTCGCAGATGTACGTCGACGCCTCGGATGACGCCATCGCAGGCGGGGTGCGGGCAGCGCTCGGGCCCGTGATCGCTCCGTGA